In the Trichoderma atroviride chromosome 4, complete sequence genome, AAGGAAGTTGAGCCGCCTGATGTGTTCAGTTCGTCGCTGGAAACTTTGTGGGTAAAGCAGAGAGCCATCCAGACAGCCcatgtgatgatggcgatgagagTTACCACCGGGACGAAATAAGATGTCAAAAGATCGGCTATTTGTTCCATCGGCGCTCTTTTAGCTTGCCCCTCTCTGACCACCTCGACGATCTGATCAAGCATGGACTTGCCAGAGGTTCCAGTCACCTTGACGACTACTGCGGATCCCTTGTTGACGGTACCTGCGAATACTtcgtctccttctcccttcttgATGGGGCGTGATTCGCCAGTAAGACTCGATTCGTCAAAAGTTGTTTCGCCATCCAGGATTATACCGTCAACCGGCGGCGATGAGCCGTGGGGCACTCGGATAACATCACCGTGTTCCAGCTGGTCCATATCTATCGTCGTGGTAACTTGGCCTTTCAACTTATCTTGCTCTACCAGAAGAGCGGTAGTGGGCCTTAGCTTTGCCAAAGCTTCAACAGCGTTGCCCGCCTTGGATTTGCTGTACGCTTCGATCAACCGGCCagcgagaaggaaaagggtCAGAAAGACTACAGAGTCAAAGTAAAAACGATCTTCAGGAATgtcggcatcgccatcagctCCCGCCGCGATCATTTGGCCAATGGAAGACCAATAAGCAATGCTAGTTCCGAGTGACATGAGCATGTTCATACTGCCAAACTTGTAGAATCGCTGCAAGAAAGGTGTCCGGCTGCTGGGTCGCCATAGCGTCCTCAGCTCCTTTATGGCTCGGACATGGAAGACATCCGCCGCAAAAAAGTACACCGGTGTGGCGAGTAGGCAAAGTATAAGCTCTACGCGACTGAGGCCGGATACCCATGGCTTCATTAGAAAATGTTTGGTAGAATTGGAGTCTGGCACAAGGCTCATGTAGACTATACCAAGCACAAATGTCGGAATGGCGAGGACAAGTGTCAGCATCTCTCTGTAGAAAAGTTGGCGGGTGTGCTTTGCCCTGATGGCTCTAGATCTCTCTTCGAGCGTTGGCGGGTGGTATATTTTTGCTTGGAGAGAAGGATCTGTGGCCTCGATGCTTCTAATGATATGGCGAATTGTGAATTGCGGCGAATTTGGGATATAGCGTAGTTTCAATATGGGATGTTCCATAGACGGGAGGGCCAGAACCTGTACACCGTGGGCACCAAAGCTCTTCAAAGTCTGGTTGATTCTCTGAGGGCACCGCGGACAAAAGATACCACCGACTCTAATCTCCACATGCCGTTCGTCTGACAAAGGTTTTTTCTCATTGAGATTGACCACTGTATCTAGAGCCGCATCATACCCAATGTCCTCAATCGCCTCAACCAGATCCTTTTCTCTATCCGCGCCCACAAAATCGATCGTGGCGCTGTTTCCGACAAGGTTAACAGCAACGTTCAAGACCCAGGAAAGTTTCTGCAGCTCATTCGTTATCGTGGTAACACAAGCCGCACAGGTCATTCCGCCAACAGATACTGTTGCTCGCCATGAAGGAGGCTGACTTCCGTCGCCTGTCACCACGCCATCAAGCGGTACCGTGTCGACTAACGGTTCTTTTCGCAGGCTATTCGATGAGAAGGATGGCTTGAGCTTATAGTCGATACTGCTACCCTCCTCTGTATCATGTGGTCTGTGTTCTTTGCAGGCCTCGCAGTTTTCCAGATGAGCAGCCTTTATGGTCTCGGGGACTGGCGCCGGCTGTTTCTGGGCCCAGAGACTGGACCAGCTCTCAAAGATGCCACCGCTGTCAGCCATATCCCCTCGAGAATTGTCGTTTAAATCCTCGGCGCCAGAGGCGTTGGTATCGACTCCACAAATCTCAAACCCGACATTTGAAAGCGTCATGCCAATAGCGCGCACAAAATCGGGTGAGTGGTCGGCATGTTCAACTGTCACGATGGACGTGACAAGATTTGGTGATACCCAAACAATCTTGTCACCGAATGCCTCCTGCAGAAGCGTCTTGATGAGAGTCACGCATGATGGGCAGTGGAGGTTCCCCAGCAGATAGGCCGTGGTGACTGTATTGGACGAGGCCATCGTGTGCAACTCGCGGTGCGGTTGCACCAAATCGGCGATTTAATTATAGTAATTGTGGTGTCGACGTGGGATGCGCTTTGGCAGTTACTGCCGTAGTGATGCAAGGTGTCTGATCGACGGAACTCTGACAAAGATCAAGGATGTCGTAGCACGAAAAATCGTGTTAGTGAAACAACACCCGCTTTCGGTGATGAGTGGTAAGAGCCGTAGAGAGATGAATCTAGGACACCAGATTGAACACTCTGACGTGTAACAAATATAGACAATTCAAGATGGAAGCCAGTTGTTTGAAATGGGAAGCAGAAATGACCACCTTGCCTGACTGCTGACCGTCGTGGCAGACAATATATACTAATAACAAGATGCAACGCTCCTGGTCTCCTTTTGACGCTAAAATCGGCACAAATGTCGCAGGCTGCAGGGATCCCTTTTGGGGTGGCAGTCACCAGCTACCAGCAGTACCTGGGTGCATGATGCAGTGGTACCTCGTATTTGGTGGCACTTTGGCAGACACGGCGAGTCACTGCTTATCGGATTTGGCCATGGAGGCTGCTGGAAAGCACGAAATCGCCGCAAATGGGCAGTGGTCGGTTTCCGGCGGCGTTGCAGTCACACGTGGCGGGAAGGGAGAGGAATCGATATGGCGTCGCCTTGACAGCCTGAATGCATCGGTGATGACATCAAGGGCACATTTCCCTCAGCATGCAAGTGATTTACAGCTGCTGTTAGCATGTAGTGGCGATTGATGCAGCGTCGCGGCATTTGTGCGGGCGAAGCTTAGGTGAAGCTGAGGTGAGGAAGAAAGCGTATGTAATCAGGTCACGTGGTGCTGGGAATGACAAAGCATTCCATGCCAACTCTGTAGCTTGCTTTACTAAGACATTTTAGATTGATGCCGAGGATATGAGACACAATAGAATGTGTTGTGCCATGCGTAAATACACGAAAAGCATTGCTAAAGCTGCTCATACTATTAGTCGTATTAACGTTTTATAGTTGGCATAATTAATACCATCCACATACTTCTACAACAACCAGCAAGCTATCCCATGGCAGTCCTCTTACTACACTGTATAATCTGACAAATTAGGACACGCAAACTGAGGTCAGTCATTTTCCCCATCTCATACTGTGTTCTAATATTCTCGAATAAtctcaagaaaaaaatcagaaCCGTCTAGTGGAATCGCCACAGCCATTGGCTTATCCGTCTGAATTAGGATATTTTCCACTTGGGCGCTGTATTCCTTCCTCGGCTGCTCCGTTTCACTGCATCTGTACATATGCCTGTATCTATATACGCCGCCATGGGTCAAGCAACACTCATCGCACTATCCACCTATTCATGATCCAAAAGAACTCCCACGGATGCAATATATTCAAATGCTAATTatatccatcatcatcacgtCTTCAATACTCTCTCGGAAGTCGGTCCCTGCTAACAAGCCTGCCCGACAGTCCGTACCAATCACGTCCCCAAATCGAGCAAAAAGCGGAGCTTTCCGTCTTTTCGGAGAGGCTTCGGCGAGTGGCATCATCGGTGCTAGGCTCAATGCGGTCTAAGTGAATTGCGTGATTCTGTCCCAGTATCAACAATTTCAAGATCCAAGGCCTAATGAAGACGAATTTCACGGGGTTcaagcaggagaagaaaaagtcgTTTGTTAAAGAAATGGACCCTGACAAATCCCGTGGCTGGCTCCCGTCCGGGGGGGATCCACGATTGCCATGGGCTTAATTGCTCCTCGTAGAACCTCCTCTTTACTCTCCTCCTTTAAGCCTTCAgttctctctttctctctttttttctagtcTGTAGTATAATTCAGACGTAAAGGGGCTGCTTATATTCATTGTAACTTTTGAGGCTTGCTTTCGAATATTGAAAATGCCGTCCAAGGTCGAGGAATCCGCCACGCTGCCCTTTGGCAAGCAGGTGCCTCTGTCGACCATCTCTGGCCCGACGTATGTGACGGCCCAGCTTCTCGTCCAGCAGATTGCCTACAAGCTTTCTGACAAGATCTTCTCTTACTCCCCTGACACCTTTGATCTGGACGTCGCTGCCAAGCAGTGGGCTGCCGATGAGAGCAAGAACATCCACGGATACACCCCTTCAGTTCTGCCTCTCCAGACCAGAACGGGAGCGGGTGCCCTCGCTCTGGGTTACATCTTCTCTCCGGATTTCGACGTCAACAAGCGCCACATCCCCCAGACGCTGCTTGCCCCCTCGGGCTCTCTCCAGAACCTCCGCGGAACCCTTGATCAGCTCTCGCTCCTGTACAACCTTTCAAGCCCCTTTGTGGCTCACATCGCTGCCGCAGACTACAGCGCCAACGAGGGTCTCGTCTCCAACTACGATGTTGCTTTGAGACTGGCCGAAGATCTTGGCCTGGGCCTTGTTGCCAGCTCATCTTCGTATGAGTCTCAGCACATGTCACTGTTCGCGACACTCCTGGCTACCGTCGTCCCCACTCTCCACATCTATGATGGTATCCGTCTTCCCAGAGAAACATTGAGAATCGTCGATGCTTTGAGCGAGACTGGCGTCGCCGATTTGTACAACAAGCTTGTTGCTGAGGCTGGCAAGCTGAACCAGCACCTCGACACTGCGGGCAAGGTCCTGGAACTCCTGAGGCTCTTCAACGATGAGCTCGGCACTGTTTACCAGCCCTTTGAGTACTACGGCCATGAGACTCCCGATGTCGTCCTCGTTGCTCTTGGAAGCGTCGAGGTCCAAGTCGCCAAGGAGACTCTCAACAAGATTGCCGCCGACGGAGCCAAGGTCGGTGTTATCAACGTGCGCGTCTACCGACCCTTTATCGAGGAGGCTTTCCTCAAGGCCATCCCCGCCTCTGCTCGCACCATTGCCGTGCTGGGCCAAGTTCACAGCGACATTGCCTTGGCTGATGAGGCCACCCAGTCTGCGCTGTACGGCGATGTCCTCACCGCAGTCATATTCGCTGGCAAGTTTGAGCAGCAACCCGAGGTCTTGGACATCAAGTACACTCCTGCCCAGTTCCTGACTCCTCAGGGTCTGGTCGGCACTTTGCACAAAATCTTTGGCAATGACGACGAAGCCAAGCCTTTGCCTTCGCTCATCAAGTCCCAGCAGTTCACATTCTGGGATGTCGACAACTCTGTCTCTGCCAAATTCCCCGCTGCTATCGGCACTCTCCTTTCTCAGGAATCTACCAACAACGTCCACCTGTTTGAGACGTATGATAACTTCACTCAGGGAGGCCTTATCCGAACGGATCTGCGCGCATCCAAGACTGCTCTGGAAGCACCCTATGCTATCAATGAGGCTGATGTCGTGGTCGTCGGCGACGAGGTCGTTTTGAAGGATGTTGATGTCCTGAGGAGCGTCGCTCCTGGCGGCAAGATTCTCATCAAGCTGCCAAATTTCAAGGCggatgaagttgaaaagCGACTTTCACCTGCTTTCCGCAAGACTGTTcaagaaaaggagattgGCGTCTTCGTTCTGGATACCGCTGCCTCTCCCGCCTTTGAGAAGGATGCCTCAGTTGCCAGGCTCCTTCTTGAGCTCTCTTTCTTGAAGATTGCTCTCCCGGAGAGTTCTTCCGAGGAGCTTGCAAAGGTGACTGGAAGCCAGGCTGTCTTGCAAGAATCCCTCAGTGCTCTCGACCAAGTCCTGACCCAGCTCGAGGTCCCAGCCACGTGGGCAGAGGTCGAGGCCGACTACGTCTACCCCTCTCTGCCAATTGGTCTCCAGCCAACTGGCTTTGTTCCATTCCAAAaggaggaggccgaggacgaCCTGAAGCTCCAAGACTGGCAGGTCGCTGCCAAGGGCTTGGTCTTCAAGGAAGCCTACGGCACCCAAACCACCCTTCGTCCTGACCTTTCCGTCAAGACCGCCACCGTCCGCGTCAAGGAGAACCGCCGCCTCACTCCCCAGGACTACGACCGTAACATCTTCCACATTGAGTTTGACATTGGCAACTCTGGCCTCACGTACAAGATTGGCGAGGCTCTGGGCATCCACCACGAAAATGATGAGGAGCAGATCAATGCGTTCATCCAGTTCTACGGCCTCAACCCTGCAGAGCTTGTCCAAGTGCCGTCTCGTGAGGACGTAAACGTCCTTGAGGTCCGCACAGTGTACCAGGCGCTTATGCAGAATGTTGATATCCTCGGCAAGCCTCCCAAGCGCTTCTACGAGGCCCTGTCTGAGTTTGCTACCGATGACACCGAGAAGAATAAGCTCGCTGCTCTGGGTGGAAACGACGGTGCTGCCGAGTTCAAGCGTCGCTCTGACATGGACACCGTGACTTATGTCGACATTCTCGAGGAGTTCAGCTCCGCTCGCCCCAGCTTCCACGACCTGGTCAAGATTGTCAGCCCGCTCAAGCGCCGTGAATACTCCATCGCTTCTGCCCAGGCCGTCACTCCCGACACTGTCGCCCTGAtgattgtcgtcgtcgactgGGTTGATACAAAGGGCCGTTCTCGAGTCGGCCAGGCCACAAACTACCTCCGCAGCCTGCAGCCAGGCGCCTCAGTCACCGTCTCCGTGAAGCCCTCCGTCATGAAGCTGCCCATCAGAGACGATGCGCCACTCATCATGGCCGGTCTCGGAACTGGTCTGGCCCCCTTCCGCGCCTTTGTGCAGTACCGCGCCATGCAAAAGGCCCAAGGCAAAGAGATTGGCTCCATCCTCCTCTACCTCGGCTCTCGCCACCAGCGCGAGGAGTACCTCTACGGCGAGGAATGGGAGGCCTATCTCGCCGCCGGCGTCGTCACCCTTGTCGGAAGCGCCTTCTCGCGAGACCAGCCGAGGAAGATTTACATCCAGGACAGAATGCGCCAGACGCTGGACAGCATCGTGCAGGCGTACGTCAAGGAGGGCGGCAGCTTCTACCTCTGCGGTCCGACATGGCCTGTGCCTGATGTAACGGCGGTGCTGAAGGAAGCCATCGCGGCtgaggccaaggctgctggcaagaAGGTTGATCcggccaaggagattgaacGGCTAAAGGAGGATGGCCGATATGTGCTTGAGGTTTACTAAGCAGCTGACGTAGAGGGGTTGGACCTGTTTTCTTACGAGAGCGTGCGAATAGAAGAGCCGATGCTCGAAGTCAAAAGCGATGTAGATAGTTACACATACAATGAAATGCGTTCAAATATGTACCTTGGACAGACCAGTTTCCGTGAATTGACCTTTGTAGAATGAATATCACACTATTCTATTCTAGACTCTGGCATTCCTCTATCTATGACTATCTAAAAAGAGCAATCAATCACTCAACGCAGCATGCCAATTTGCTCTTGCACAAGGATATACAAAACATGCCATTTCCCATTCCCATACATTTCCGTGTCGTcataaaaaaacaagagccaTGACAtataaagagaaaaaaacccAAGAAAATCTACTCCCAAACCCAAGGTATTTCGCTTACAGCAGAGTCTCACCAAGGGCGCAGCGCACCAGAGAGCTGCCGGCTCGGACAGTCTCCTGCGCTCCGGCCTCAGTAGCAGCAAGGCTGGGGTTCACCTCGACCAAGTCAATGGCAATCAGGTTGCCCGTTGCGTGGACGGACTCGCAGATGTAGTCGCCCTCACGCAGGGTAAGGCCTCCTCGGACGGGGGTGCCGGTGCTGGGAGCCCACATGGGGTCGAGGGCATCCACGTCGAAAGACAGGTGGATGGGAGTGTCGTTGCCAATGTGGGCAAGGGCCATCTCCATGACGCGACCAATTCCGTGTCTACGAAGGGTTAGCTTTTGATCTTTTAAACCTTGATTTTGGAGGGATATTCTCGTAGTAGCCGTAAGACTTACCGGTCAATGTCAAACATGCTGAAAGCCTTGATGCCGTTCTCTCTCAGGATGCGCTTCTCGCCAGCGTCCACGTCGCGCAGACCAATGTACACCAGCTTGCTAACGCTCAGACGCATATCGTCCTGAAGCCAGCCAAAGCACTCCTCCTTGTCCTCCTTGGCAATGCCTGTGAGGAAAGCAACAGGCATGCCGTGGATGTTGCCGCTGTCGCTGGTCTCGGGGGTGTTGATGTCGGCGTGCGCATCGACCCAGATGACGGCAATCTCGCGGTTCAGACGCTCGCGCGTAGCCTTTGCGGTGCCGGCAATGGTGCCAATGGCAATGCTGTGGTCGCCGCCGAGGGTCAGCGTGAGGCGGCCCTTGGAAGAGTGCTCGTATGTCTCGGACGCAATCTTTCGGTTGACGGCCGAAACAAGGCGAGGGTTCTTCATGCCGCGGAAGTCAGGGTCGGAGGCGGGCGTCAGGTCATTGTAGAACTTGACCGTCTCGTCGCCGTGCAGCTTGTAGCCAAGCTCCTCTCGGATCTGGGTCAAGAGGCCAGACTCGATGAGGGCGGTAGGGCCTGCATCGACACCAGCTTTTTGCTATTACGCAGCAAGTCAGCATTCGAGCCTGAAGTCGTTTGCAAATATGTGATATAAAAACGTACCTGGCCACCAGAGAAGCCTACGGTGACGATGCCGAGATCCTCGGGGTGGGGGAGGAAGCGGCTCTTGACGGTGCTGGTGTTCATGTTGGGCGATTGGGTTGCAAGACAAGGTGGTTGTAGATCCGTGAGAAGTCAAATTCCGATTATCAAGAGGAACCAAGAGGCGGATTGCtggcttgaagctggtggAGAGTGATGCTG is a window encoding:
- a CDS encoding uncharacterized protein (EggNog:ENOG41~TransMembrane:8 (i367-388o408-430i451-472o492-510i648-671o691-718i1028-1050o1062-1082i)) — its product is MASSNTVTTAYLLGNLHCPSCVTLIKTLLQEAFGDKIVWVSPNLVTSIVTVEHADHSPDFVRAIGMTLSNVGFEICGVDTNASGAEDLNDNSRGDMADSGGIFESWSSLWAQKQPAPVPETIKAAHLENCEACKEHRPHDTEEGSSIDYKLKPSFSSNSLRKEPLVDTVPLDGVVTGDGSQPPSWRATVSVGGMTCAACVTTITNELQKLSWVLNVAVNLVGNSATIDFVGADREKDLVEAIEDIGYDAALDTVVNLNEKKPLSDERHVEIRVGGIFCPRCPQRINQTLKSFGAHGVQVLALPSMEHPILKLRYIPNSPQFTIRHIIRSIEATDPSLQAKIYHPPTLEERSRAIRAKHTRQLFYREMLTLVLAIPTFVLGIVYMSLVPDSNSTKHFLMKPWVSGLSRVELILCLLATPVYFFAADVFHVRAIKELRTLWRPSSRTPFLQRFYKFGSMNMLMSLGTSIAYWSSIGQMIAAGADGDADIPEDRFYFDSVVFLTLFLLAGRLIEAYSKSKAGNAVEALAKLRPTTALLVEQDKLKGQVTTTIDMDQLEHGDVIRVPHGSSPPVDGIILDGETTFDESSLTGESRPIKKGEGDEVFAGTVNKGSAVVVKVTGTSGKSMLDQIVEVVREGQAKRAPMEQIADLLTSYFVPVVTLIAIITWAVWMALCFTHKVSSDELNTSGGSTSFAFQFAIAVFVVACPCGLGLAAPTAIFVGGGLAAKHGILVKGGGEAFEKASKVGCVVFDKTGTLTVGGEPQITDSALFPDGTSDGIDERILLSAIKATEENSSHPIAKAIVAFCKAGAEQVELEQIEELPGKGIRANCKNRPFDIAVGNEGLMRDLSASLSDHVQSLLNTWKTEAKSVALVATKLRDGGNWTVSAAFSISDPIREETLSVLEALQKSGVEVWMLSGDNVTTAQAVAQRVGIPPTNVLAEVLPSEKAAKISYLQASMHSSGRRAMVAMVGDGINDSPALTTADVGIAIGSGSDVAISSADFVLATSNLHSVLTLLDLSRVVFRRIKLNFGWAAVYNVCAIPIAAGCLYAVTTSSGSHVKLDPVWASLAMALSSISVVLSSLSMRTKIPWLGFRNKQVV